The following are encoded in a window of Fibrobacter sp. UWB2 genomic DNA:
- a CDS encoding YbbR-like domain-containing protein yields MGNIILKITALVCAMALWFYVISLKDFQLTMEVPLTFVKLPEALAIASKPPSTVSVTVEGKPLDLIRLQSQKQAAMVVDMHLAELGSKRIHLDSKNFVAPNFATVHYVEPDNQYLFIDVAVDTRIERSIPIKSNVTFGAAPGYVLVQQPKLLQEDLKVSGARNALTRIIDIPTDSAFFDSIKASQTFSVKLATEQLPPFVTPSDTVAKVFVDIQKIKSKEFKNIPIQLIGFYDRALNTLSPQQATVEITGGDKVIEAIKHNDIELFIEYNRFAIEDADSLAPTVKLNLPPDIDRSMSIKAILVKPDKIKLIKTKTEDDNKDEEYGI; encoded by the coding sequence ATGGGAAACATCATATTAAAGATTACCGCCTTGGTCTGCGCGATGGCCCTCTGGTTCTACGTCATCTCGCTGAAGGACTTCCAACTGACGATGGAAGTGCCGCTTACGTTCGTGAAGTTGCCCGAAGCGCTCGCGATTGCTTCAAAGCCACCTAGCACTGTTTCGGTGACCGTCGAAGGCAAGCCCCTGGACCTTATCCGCCTGCAGTCGCAAAAGCAGGCCGCGATGGTTGTCGACATGCACCTCGCCGAACTCGGCTCCAAGCGCATCCACCTCGACTCCAAGAACTTCGTGGCCCCGAACTTTGCAACCGTCCACTACGTGGAACCGGACAACCAGTACCTCTTTATCGATGTGGCGGTCGATACACGCATTGAACGCAGCATCCCCATCAAGAGCAACGTGACGTTTGGTGCAGCCCCTGGTTACGTGCTCGTGCAGCAACCCAAGCTCCTCCAGGAAGACCTGAAGGTTTCGGGAGCCAGAAACGCCCTCACGCGCATTATCGACATCCCGACGGACTCCGCATTTTTCGACAGCATCAAGGCAAGCCAGACATTTTCCGTCAAACTCGCCACCGAACAGCTCCCGCCGTTTGTAACGCCTAGCGACACCGTCGCCAAGGTCTTTGTCGACATCCAGAAAATCAAGTCCAAGGAATTCAAGAACATCCCCATCCAGCTGATCGGTTTTTATGACCGCGCCTTGAACACGCTCTCGCCGCAGCAGGCTACCGTCGAAATCACCGGCGGTGATAAAGTCATCGAAGCCATCAAGCACAACGATATTGAACTTTTTATTGAATACAACCGCTTCGCTATTGAAGATGCGGACAGCCTCGCTCCCACAGTCAAGTTGAACTTGCCGCCCGATATTGACCGCAGCATGTCCATCAAGGCCATCCTTGTCAAGCCCGACAAGATCAAGCTCATCAAGACAAAGACCGAGGACGATAATAAAGACGAGGAATACGGAATATGA
- the tsaD gene encoding tRNA (adenosine(37)-N6)-threonylcarbamoyltransferase complex transferase subunit TsaD yields MIWLGIESSCDETACAVLQDEPLKVLSNPLYSQIDEHALYGGVVPEIAARAHLQKIAPIAEAAVKEAGIELKDIDAIAYTTGPGLMGPLLVGASFAKGLARDLNIPAYGMNHLEGHLAAAWLSNPDIEPPFLTLTVSGGHTELVMEEPGFKYTSIGRTRDDAAGEAFDKCGKLIGLKYPAGATISRLGKDHNRKFVEFPRALHTHDNCEFSFSGLKTAVLRYTETHDPEFIQQNLGDICASLEDAIVDSLVTKTINALKKTKMKTLVMGGGVSANSWLRTRLQDYCDKKGIRFCVPDRSLSTDNGAMIAAAAIRRKLQGKLESIDVVKPWMPLAL; encoded by the coding sequence ATGATTTGGCTTGGAATTGAATCCAGCTGCGATGAAACCGCCTGCGCCGTTTTGCAGGACGAACCCTTAAAAGTTCTTTCGAACCCGCTTTATAGCCAAATTGACGAACACGCCCTCTATGGTGGCGTTGTCCCCGAAATTGCAGCCCGTGCGCACTTGCAAAAGATTGCCCCCATCGCCGAAGCCGCCGTCAAGGAAGCAGGCATCGAGCTCAAGGACATTGACGCCATCGCCTACACCACAGGCCCGGGCCTCATGGGACCGCTTCTCGTCGGTGCTAGTTTTGCTAAAGGCCTCGCCCGCGATTTGAACATCCCGGCCTACGGCATGAACCATCTCGAAGGCCACCTCGCCGCCGCATGGCTCAGCAATCCGGACATCGAACCGCCGTTTTTGACGCTCACCGTCTCGGGCGGGCACACGGAACTCGTGATGGAAGAACCGGGATTCAAGTACACAAGCATCGGCCGCACCCGCGATGACGCTGCCGGCGAAGCATTCGACAAGTGCGGTAAGCTCATCGGCCTCAAGTACCCCGCAGGTGCAACGATTAGCCGACTCGGCAAGGACCACAACCGCAAATTCGTGGAATTCCCGCGCGCACTCCACACGCACGACAACTGCGAATTCTCGTTCAGCGGCTTAAAGACCGCCGTGCTCCGTTACACCGAAACGCACGACCCGGAATTTATCCAGCAGAACCTCGGCGACATCTGCGCCTCGCTCGAAGACGCGATTGTCGATAGCCTTGTCACAAAGACCATCAACGCCCTCAAGAAGACGAAGATGAAGACGCTCGTGATGGGCGGTGGCGTGAGCGCCAACAGCTGGTTGCGCACACGCTTGCAGGACTACTGTGACAAAAAGGGTATCCGCTTCTGCGTGCCGGACCGTAGCCTGAGTACAGACAACGGAGCGATGATTGCCGCAGCCGCCATCCGCCGCAAGTTGCAGGGCAAGCTCGAATCCATCGACGTCGTGAAACCGTGGATGCCGCTCGCTCTCTAG
- a CDS encoding biotin--[acetyl-CoA-carboxylase] ligase, whose translation MFSQERNFTDWQLTGFGDAPAFLFETIGSTHKLMKSMAASGEIAPGTLFVADSQSDGHGRHERTWDSPAGKNLYFNILIPLEGIPANHFAQITQIAALTFAETFNSIQDSATIVDCAQSTIESSAQSANRDCASDPKITVKWPNDILYGKSKFCGILAEIVYVRPQQSGQQLAPQQRMPRPALSMGVGINVNSDPADYAHLNREVTTLKAIFGHAINREKLLRALIGNLERAIGQFRAFGIRPWVEAWKRMDQFIGARGTIIVNNHCTDQNRDSGEGAIKKTGRIIDMNDDGSLLFECDDGTVETVISADLEI comes from the coding sequence ATGTTTTCACAAGAACGTAATTTTACAGACTGGCAGCTCACGGGTTTTGGCGACGCCCCCGCATTCCTTTTCGAAACCATCGGCAGCACGCACAAGCTCATGAAGTCCATGGCAGCCTCCGGCGAAATTGCTCCCGGCACGCTCTTTGTCGCAGACTCTCAAAGCGATGGGCACGGACGCCACGAACGCACTTGGGACTCCCCCGCCGGCAAGAATCTCTACTTCAATATTTTAATTCCGCTCGAAGGGATTCCCGCCAACCATTTTGCACAAATCACGCAAATTGCAGCGCTCACTTTTGCAGAGACGTTCAACAGCATCCAAGATAGCGCAACAATTGTGGATTGCGCGCAGTCTACGATTGAAAGCTCCGCTCAGTCCGCAAATCGGGATTGCGCAAGCGACCCGAAAATCACGGTCAAATGGCCGAACGACATTCTCTACGGCAAAAGCAAGTTCTGCGGGATTCTCGCCGAAATTGTTTATGTGCGTCCGCAGCAGTCCGGACAACAGCTTGCACCGCAACAAAGAATGCCACGCCCCGCCCTTTCGATGGGAGTCGGCATCAACGTCAATAGCGACCCCGCCGATTACGCCCATTTGAATCGTGAAGTCACCACGCTCAAGGCAATTTTCGGACACGCCATCAATCGCGAAAAACTCTTGCGTGCACTGATTGGGAATCTCGAACGCGCCATCGGGCAATTTCGCGCCTTCGGCATTCGCCCATGGGTCGAAGCCTGGAAACGCATGGACCAGTTTATCGGCGCCCGCGGCACCATCATCGTAAACAACCACTGCACCGATCAAAATCGCGATAGCGGAGAAGGCGCCATCAAAAAAACAGGCCGCATCATCGACATGAACGATGACGGAAGTCTCCTCTTTGAATGCGATGACGGAACCGTCGAGACAGTCATCTCAGCTGATTTAGAAATTTAA
- a CDS encoding FISUMP domain-containing protein codes for MACGDDSSSNAEEPSIEDGEEDNLGGDEFRDTTITGTNYNSKTGSASIIKSEILDAKSGNSYKTIQFGPYTWMAENANYKVSKSSCYDGDYENCESNGRLYQSMNADQACPSGFKIPSEADYEYMLKFAKSVTDPAFGFNPQMSGSCETVNGELQCKGQGKESYLMTSDFDVFKVTSKGKAYFEEANFSAYYAVRCMKMSHFVETESQLPTCDSSTYKYLDDFFVASKGKNYYCNKKKWVKDDENSCLSSERGEKHYYKDTLFICKNNTWEYATMNDVDASCTKKNQWEVQKLNGQSYICDDSTWRMPTNIESSIGLCNNDSLKKMAVFENKKESIDYICDSIGWRKAVLTDSIGKCTQKRQWEQETNYGKDYVCDDTTWREPTKLEMAIGICSPDSLKKQATFKDEKDTIDYACDSTGWRKAEIWDKYGACDKSKYYKIYKLGKDSYTCRKNNKWEQLSSVEDSLGFCTPDMKGKLDTIGTSSYYYCDDSGWRQAVADDYLGICDSTFKYKMKYLWGDDYGCKDGPNWEYLEYPESDLGYCVPEFKGVVKIDRYATSYICDTKWRTATKAEALGTCSDENEGKKSFFKENKKMIDYVCAFGSWREETRQDDSLGVCTTSKLKKIGKVGSTEYICTSEGWVVPTLIAIHDSCTADRENELVQFQNKTYVCRNNRWTGITGIESINGLCTTERENELVKYQDNTYVCKSKRWTEVTGVESISGICTADRENEPTKYQEAIYVCRNKKWQQATGLEAEDGICTTQREDEVVVYSTKGDIYQCKSQKWTSVSAASVFGSCTETNKGATKTLDGVDFFCSQNKTWKVATDLYEQFGECSCDIRGKVITFKEKKYGCIGTANCKNPTWVEYTPIIEALGLCDNYNSKLQWNEYNGKDYTCKNNKWEEVSTTWEAYGSCNKNDSLKYGILVGYKGQHYYCEKDLDDKDYLPGWHPLTAIDSVNGVCTRHNQGDTITYNGNPYYCKTKKDSYGEDHLYDWIPAPTPDVFFGRCDIAKEGQKGKMKGRNYVCFDNKWEIDPADYGSVTDARDGRRYKTIKIGKQEWIAENLQYNVEGSWCGGNHDGCATYGRLYSWDMVIGQPKTKQPTLANIEDPESLQGICPNGWRVPSTTDWATLLQECSASELRKNLAGRDSIHTDVCGFSALETGFIDIFYRNGIDYTEELTIRTYADVNTFFWSSEQVNDTSATRLSFENIRYSIKNTSPESKINGYPLRCIKK; via the coding sequence ATGGCCTGTGGTGACGATAGCAGCAGTAACGCAGAGGAACCTTCAATCGAAGACGGGGAAGAAGACAACCTCGGTGGTGATGAATTCAGAGACACCACCATTACAGGCACCAATTACAATTCCAAGACGGGTTCCGCAAGCATTATCAAAAGCGAAATTCTCGACGCAAAAAGCGGCAACTCCTACAAGACCATCCAATTCGGGCCTTACACATGGATGGCCGAAAACGCAAATTACAAGGTTTCAAAAAGCTCCTGTTACGACGGGGATTACGAAAACTGCGAATCCAATGGTCGTCTGTACCAGAGCATGAATGCCGACCAGGCATGTCCTAGCGGGTTCAAGATTCCGTCCGAAGCCGATTACGAATACATGCTCAAATTCGCTAAAAGCGTCACCGACCCGGCCTTCGGTTTCAACCCGCAAATGTCCGGTTCCTGCGAAACCGTCAACGGGGAGCTACAATGCAAGGGCCAAGGCAAAGAATCCTACCTCATGACATCCGATTTCGATGTCTTTAAGGTGACCTCCAAAGGCAAGGCGTATTTTGAAGAAGCCAATTTCAGCGCCTATTACGCCGTGCGTTGCATGAAGATGTCGCACTTTGTCGAAACGGAAAGCCAACTCCCCACTTGCGATTCTTCTACATACAAATACCTCGATGATTTCTTTGTCGCAAGCAAGGGCAAAAACTACTACTGCAACAAAAAGAAATGGGTCAAGGACGACGAAAACTCCTGCCTTTCTTCTGAGCGCGGCGAAAAGCATTACTACAAGGACACGTTGTTCATTTGCAAAAACAACACTTGGGAATACGCGACCATGAATGACGTCGACGCAAGCTGCACCAAGAAAAATCAGTGGGAAGTACAAAAGCTGAACGGACAAAGTTACATTTGCGATGATTCCACCTGGCGCATGCCCACGAACATCGAATCCTCCATCGGCCTCTGCAATAACGACAGTTTAAAGAAAATGGCCGTATTCGAAAACAAGAAGGAATCCATCGACTACATCTGCGATTCTATCGGCTGGCGTAAGGCTGTACTCACAGACTCCATCGGCAAATGCACCCAAAAGAGGCAATGGGAACAAGAAACAAACTACGGCAAGGACTACGTGTGCGACGATACCACCTGGCGTGAACCCACCAAGCTTGAAATGGCTATCGGCATTTGCTCTCCAGACAGTTTAAAGAAACAAGCAACTTTTAAGGATGAAAAAGACACCATAGATTACGCCTGCGACTCCACTGGCTGGCGCAAAGCCGAAATCTGGGACAAGTACGGAGCATGCGACAAGAGCAAATATTACAAGATTTACAAACTCGGAAAAGATTCCTACACCTGCCGCAAAAACAACAAATGGGAACAACTTTCAAGCGTCGAAGACAGCCTCGGTTTTTGCACTCCAGATATGAAAGGCAAACTGGACACGATTGGAACAAGTTCATATTACTACTGCGATGATTCTGGTTGGCGTCAAGCCGTTGCCGACGATTACCTTGGCATATGCGATTCCACGTTCAAGTACAAAATGAAGTATCTGTGGGGCGACGATTACGGTTGCAAGGACGGTCCTAATTGGGAATACCTCGAATACCCCGAAAGCGACCTTGGCTATTGCGTTCCCGAATTTAAAGGCGTAGTCAAAATTGACCGATACGCGACAAGCTACATTTGCGATACCAAGTGGCGCACTGCAACAAAGGCAGAAGCCCTTGGCACATGCTCGGACGAAAACGAAGGCAAAAAGAGCTTTTTCAAAGAAAACAAGAAAATGATCGATTATGTCTGTGCATTCGGCTCTTGGAGAGAAGAAACAAGACAAGACGACTCCCTTGGCGTTTGTACAACATCAAAATTGAAGAAAATCGGTAAAGTTGGCTCCACGGAATACATTTGTACAAGCGAAGGATGGGTTGTTCCAACTCTTATTGCGATCCACGATTCATGTACCGCAGATCGTGAAAATGAACTCGTACAGTTCCAGAACAAAACCTACGTATGTAGAAACAATCGTTGGACGGGAATTACAGGCATCGAGTCCATTAACGGCTTATGCACCACCGAACGCGAGAACGAACTTGTAAAGTATCAAGACAATACCTACGTATGCAAAAGCAAACGTTGGACTGAAGTTACGGGAGTCGAGTCCATAAGCGGCATATGCACCGCAGATCGCGAAAATGAACCCACAAAGTACCAAGAAGCCATCTACGTCTGTCGCAACAAAAAATGGCAACAAGCCACAGGCCTTGAGGCTGAAGACGGAATATGCACCACCCAAAGAGAAGACGAAGTTGTCGTTTATTCCACAAAGGGAGACATATATCAATGCAAATCCCAAAAGTGGACATCAGTCTCGGCAGCAAGCGTTTTTGGCAGCTGCACTGAAACAAACAAGGGAGCAACCAAGACTCTTGACGGAGTCGATTTCTTCTGCTCTCAAAATAAGACATGGAAAGTTGCTACAGATCTTTATGAGCAATTCGGAGAATGTTCCTGCGACATCCGCGGGAAAGTCATTACATTCAAAGAAAAAAAATACGGGTGTATCGGAACTGCCAATTGCAAAAATCCAACCTGGGTTGAATACACCCCGATAATTGAAGCCTTAGGATTATGCGACAACTATAACTCAAAATTGCAATGGAATGAATACAACGGAAAGGACTATACCTGCAAAAACAACAAATGGGAAGAAGTGTCGACCACATGGGAAGCATACGGTTCTTGCAACAAAAACGATTCCTTGAAATACGGTATTTTAGTCGGGTATAAAGGACAACATTACTATTGTGAAAAAGATTTAGACGACAAGGACTACCTTCCTGGCTGGCACCCGCTTACCGCAATTGACTCCGTCAATGGGGTTTGTACAAGGCATAATCAAGGAGATACCATAACTTACAATGGTAATCCATACTACTGCAAAACAAAAAAGGACTCATACGGCGAAGATCACTTATACGACTGGATCCCGGCACCAACACCCGACGTTTTCTTTGGTCGATGCGACATTGCCAAAGAAGGTCAAAAAGGAAAAATGAAAGGCAGGAACTACGTATGCTTTGATAACAAATGGGAAATAGATCCAGCCGATTATGGTTCCGTTACAGACGCAAGAGATGGCCGCCGATACAAGACCATCAAAATTGGCAAGCAGGAATGGATTGCCGAAAACCTGCAATACAATGTGGAAGGTAGCTGGTGTGGCGGAAATCATGATGGATGTGCGACATACGGCCGTCTGTACAGCTGGGACATGGTCATTGGACAACCGAAGACCAAACAACCGACCTTGGCAAACATTGAAGATCCAGAATCGCTCCAAGGCATTTGCCCAAACGGTTGGAGAGTCCCCTCAACTACAGACTGGGCAACACTTCTTCAAGAATGCAGTGCGTCCGAACTCCGCAAAAATCTTGCCGGACGCGATTCCATTCACACGGACGTCTGCGGTTTTTCAGCATTGGAAACAGGCTTTATAGACATCTTTTACAGAAATGGAATTGACTACACCGAAGAACTCACTATAAGAACCTATGCCGATGTCAACACGTTCTTCTGGAGTTCAGAACAAGTAAACGATACGTCCGCAACAAGATTGTCGTTTGAAAATATTCGCTATTCTATAAAAAACACGTCCCCAGAAAGTAAGATAAACGGTTACCCTCTCCGTTGCATCAAGAAGTAA
- a CDS encoding 4-hydroxybenzoate octaprenyltransferase, which yields MNKILEFTHLVRLSHSLFAMPFAIGSMWVAANGFRDMSAFETARIIVLIVLCMVTARNSAMSFNRIADAKFDAENPRTAKRHLPAGRLSRKSVMAFLALNGILFVVFAWMLQPLAGALAFPVWLLLLSYSYWKRFSWLCHWFLGFAIGMSPLGAWIAVRGEFAVFPIFLLFILMLWMGGFDIIYATQDIEIDRKQGLHSVPARFGLEKSLRIALASHLAMLVLCVVFGLFWNMGWIWWAITGLMTAAIVYIHLFRKSNDLDAMNRDFFLANVAISALVMIGLIVWICMGGDVNELY from the coding sequence ATGAATAAAATCCTTGAATTTACACATCTTGTCCGTTTGAGCCATTCGCTGTTTGCGATGCCTTTTGCCATTGGTTCCATGTGGGTTGCTGCAAACGGTTTCCGAGACATGAGCGCTTTTGAAACGGCCCGCATTATCGTGCTCATCGTGCTTTGCATGGTGACCGCTCGTAACAGTGCCATGAGCTTTAACCGCATTGCAGACGCTAAGTTCGATGCGGAGAATCCGCGGACGGCAAAGCGCCATTTGCCGGCAGGACGCCTAAGCCGTAAATCGGTGATGGCGTTCTTGGCGTTGAACGGAATCTTGTTTGTGGTGTTTGCGTGGATGCTCCAGCCGCTTGCAGGGGCGCTTGCGTTCCCGGTATGGCTTTTGTTGCTCTCGTATTCGTACTGGAAGCGTTTTAGCTGGCTTTGCCACTGGTTTCTCGGCTTTGCGATTGGCATGAGCCCGCTTGGCGCCTGGATTGCCGTTCGTGGCGAATTTGCCGTGTTCCCGATTTTCCTCCTGTTCATTTTGATGCTCTGGATGGGCGGTTTTGATATCATTTACGCCACGCAGGATATTGAAATTGACCGCAAACAGGGCTTGCATTCCGTGCCCGCCCGCTTTGGCCTTGAAAAGTCCTTGCGCATTGCGCTTGCAAGCCATTTGGCAATGCTCGTGCTTTGCGTCGTGTTCGGGCTTTTCTGGAATATGGGCTGGATTTGGTGGGCGATAACGGGACTCATGACCGCTGCTATCGTTTATATTCACTTGTTCAGAAAATCGAATGACCTAGATGCGATGAACCGCGACTTTTTCCTTGCGAATGTGGCGATTAGCGCGCTCGTGATGATAGGCCTCATCGTCTGGATTTGCATGGGAGGTGATGTCAATGAACTTTATTAA
- a CDS encoding UbiX family flavin prenyltransferase, which yields MSHFVLGVTGASGSIYATRTAMYLQRFGHEVTLIVTHPGKQVLEYEDQSALFDYCKDVCNVDDFFAECASGSSDIAGMAVVPCSMGTLGRIAAGTSDNLLVRAADVCLKERRPLVIVPREMPYNLIHIENMKRVTLAGAVVIPASPQFYSKPQSIEELVDTVVAKILKHLGVEQSLVASVAKVWSGNDNQ from the coding sequence ATGAGCCACTTTGTGCTTGGAGTGACGGGTGCTAGCGGCAGCATTTATGCGACCCGTACGGCGATGTACTTGCAGCGTTTTGGTCATGAGGTGACGCTCATCGTGACGCACCCGGGCAAACAGGTCCTCGAATACGAAGACCAAAGTGCGCTTTTTGATTATTGCAAGGACGTGTGCAACGTGGATGATTTTTTTGCAGAATGCGCGAGCGGTTCTAGCGATATTGCGGGCATGGCTGTGGTGCCGTGTTCCATGGGGACTCTTGGACGTATTGCGGCGGGGACTTCGGACAACTTGCTTGTGCGCGCGGCTGATGTGTGCCTTAAGGAACGTAGGCCGCTTGTGATTGTGCCTCGCGAGATGCCGTACAACTTGATCCACATCGAAAATATGAAGCGTGTGACCTTGGCGGGGGCGGTCGTGATTCCGGCTTCGCCGCAGTTCTACAGTAAGCCTCAAAGCATTGAAGAACTCGTGGATACCGTCGTCGCGAAAATCTTGAAGCACTTGGGCGTAGAACAATCGCTTGTCGCGAGTGTTGCTAAAGTGTGGAGCGGGAACGACAACCAATGA
- a CDS encoding ubiquinone/menaquinone biosynthesis methyltransferase: MKSPVRKMFDGIASRYDFLNHFLSCYQDVLWRRYCCKRLKKMMAAGMLAEKSIGETPRDLNKVRLLDLCGGTGDFANTFRKIFESGCVCARDFVVDPAVIGDFSYGMLAEVKPKKIDAHAVQLDAMKMPFAERQFDVILNGFGMRNVPEARGALMESYRVLDEGGYLCVLEFFSPRNLFNKFFYKVLAPLFIPVMGAFFSGKRDAYEYLVNSIIRFLPVDQFCKMAEECGFEVKQVKMFDGGISFGVFLHKPGKA; this comes from the coding sequence ATGAAAAGTCCCGTGCGTAAGATGTTCGATGGCATTGCGAGCCGTTACGATTTTCTGAATCACTTTCTGAGTTGTTATCAGGATGTGCTGTGGCGCAGGTATTGCTGCAAGCGCTTGAAAAAGATGATGGCTGCGGGCATGCTCGCGGAAAAGTCTATTGGCGAGACTCCGCGCGATTTGAATAAAGTTCGCTTGCTGGACTTGTGCGGTGGCACGGGCGATTTTGCCAACACGTTCCGCAAGATTTTCGAATCTGGTTGCGTGTGTGCGCGCGACTTTGTTGTAGACCCGGCTGTAATCGGTGATTTTTCGTACGGGATGCTTGCCGAAGTCAAACCGAAGAAAATTGATGCGCATGCAGTACAACTCGACGCGATGAAAATGCCGTTTGCCGAACGCCAGTTTGATGTGATTCTGAATGGCTTTGGCATGCGTAACGTGCCCGAAGCCCGTGGCGCCTTGATGGAATCTTACCGCGTGCTCGACGAAGGTGGCTATCTCTGCGTTCTGGAATTTTTCTCGCCGAGAAACTTGTTCAACAAGTTCTTCTATAAAGTACTTGCACCGTTGTTCATCCCGGTAATGGGCGCCTTCTTTAGTGGCAAGCGCGATGCTTACGAATACCTGGTGAACTCGATTATCCGCTTTTTGCCAGTCGATCAGTTCTGCAAGATGGCTGAAGAATGCGGCTTTGAAGTCAAACAGGTTAAGATGTTCGATGGCGGGATTTCGTTTGGCGTGTTCTTGCACAAGCCGGGTAAAGCATGA